AAAGGCGATGGAGAAGATAGGGCTTGATGTTCCGAAGGGCGCTATTGTTACATCTCTTGAGTCTGGGATGTCGCTTGTGGAAGATATAGGCTTCCCGGCGATCATAAGGCCTTCCTTCACCCTTGGCGGCACAGGCGGAAGCGTTGCTTATAATATTGAGGAGTATAAACTGAACCTCCAGAGGGCGCTTGAGCTCAGCCCTGTTCATCAGGTGCTGATAGAGGAATCTATAATAGGGTGGAAAGAGTTTGAGCTTGAGGTCATGCGTGACTGCAAGGACAATGTGGTGATCATATGTTCTATTGAGAATCTCGATCCCATGGGTGTTCATACAGGTGATTCAATCACGGTTGCTCCGGCGCAGACATTGACTGATAAGGAATACCAGAGGATGAGGGATGCCTCTGTCGATATTATCAGGGAGATCGGAGTGGACACCGGCGGTTCGAACATACAGTTCGCGCTGAATCCTGAGAACGGCCGCATGACCGTTATAGAGATGAATCCGAGGGTTTCAAGAAGCTCAGCACTTGCGTCAAAGGCAACAGGTTTCCCAATAGCCAAGATAGCTGCCAAACTTGCTGTCGGACTGACACTTGATGAGATACCGAATGATATCACCAGAGAGACGCCGGCATCATTTGAACCTTCAATAGATTATGTGGTTGTGAAGTTCCCGAGGTTTGCGTTTGAGAAGTTTCCAGAGGCTGACGATACACTGACCACGCAGATGAAATCAGTAGGCGAGGCGATGTCTATCGGCAGGACATTCAAAGAGTCTTTGAACAAGGCGCTCAGGAGCATGGAGATAGACAGTTATGGTTTTGAGAAGGTTGATATCAGCAAAGATGATATAAGCGCAAGGCTTAAGGTGCCCAAGGCTGACCGTATTTGGTATGTGGCTCAATCATTCAGGCTCGGCTTCAGTATTGATGATGTCTTTAAGCTTACCGGAATAGATCCATGGTTTCTTTATAACATAAAACAGATCGTTGAGATGGAGGAAAAGATCTCTGCACTCGGCACTCAAAATCTTGAATTAATACCGGATGAGATTTTACGTGAGGCAAAAGAATACGGCATGTCTGACAAAAGGATCGCATCTCTGCTGAATGCAGATGAAAAGTCGGTTAGGGATCTGCGCAAAAAGAAGAAGATAGAGCCTGTTTATAAATTAGTTGATACATGCGCTGCTGAGTTTAAGGCGTATACTCCGTATCTTTATTCAACATATGAAAAACCATTTTACAACTCTACACTCTTAACTACCGCGGCTGCATGCGAGGCAAACCCTACTGATCGGAAGAAGGTCATTATACTCGGGAGCGGGCCGAACAGGATAGGGCAGGGCATTGAGTTTGACTACTGCTGCGTTCATGCTGTCTTCGCGCTTAAGGAACTCGGTTATGAGACTATCATGGTGAACTGCAATCCAGAGACTGTGAGCACGGATTATGATACAGCTGACAAGTTATATTTTGAGCCGCTCACTCTTGAAGATGTTCTGAATATCATTGATAAAGAAAAACCTGAAGGCGTCTTTGTACAGTTTGGCGGGCAGACCCCGCTTAAGCTTGCTGTCCCTCTTGAGAGGGCAGGTGTAAGGATACTCGGCACCTCGCCTGATTCGATAGATATGGCAGAGGACAGGGAGAGGTTCAAAGAGGTTCTTCATAAACTCAATCTCAAGCAGCCTGAGAGCGGAACTGCGAAGTCAGTTGATGAGGCAGTAAAGATTGCGGCATTTATCGATTATCCGGTAATGGTCAGGCCTTCTTATGTTCTTGGCGGAAGGGCGATGGAGATAGTTTACGATGAAGACAATCTGAGGGATTACATGAAAAGGGCGGTCAAGGCATCTCCTGAGCATCCGGTGCTTATTGACAGATATCTTCAGGACGCTGTTGAAGTTGATGTTGACGCAATATGTGACGGAACTGATGTGATTATCGGCGGGGTCATGGAGCATATTGAAGAGGCCGGCATTCATTCAGGTGATTCAGCGTGTTCCATCCCTCCGCATTCACTTTCCAAAAAGATCATTGATGAGATCAAGGATCACACAAGGTCGCTTGCAAAGGAATTGAAGGTATTGGGCCTGATGAATATTCAGTACGCGGTTAAAGATGATGATATATATATACTCGAGGTCAATCCGAGGGCATCACGTACGATCCCGTTCGTCAGCAAGGCTACAGGCATTCCCCTTGCCAAAGTAGCTGCAAAGGTCATGGTCGGCAGGACATTAAAGGAGCTTGGCATCACATCTGAGGCAGAGATATCACATACAGCTGTAAAAGAGGCGGTATTCCCGTTTGACAGGTTTGCAGGTGTGGATACACTTCTCGGGCCTGAGATGAAATCAACCGGCGAGGCCATGGGCATTGATGAAGATTTCGGCAGGGCATATTCAAAGGCGCAGGCATCATCAAGAAATACGATGCCTAAAAGCGGAAAGGTATTCATTAGCGTAAAGGACAAGGATAAACCCGCGCTGCTTTCTCTTGCGAAAAAACTTATTGAGATGAAGTTCACACTCGTCGCAACAAAGGGCACCTCTGAATATTTCAGAGAGAGCGGGCTTGAGGTTGAGACAATAAACAAGGTGACTGAGGGGCGTCCGAACATAGTAGACCTGATAAAGAATGATAAGATCAGTTTTGTAATAAATACAGTCTCCGGTGAAAAAGCGCACAAAGACTCTTTCTATATCAGGGAGAACGCCTTATTGCAGAGAGTGCCGTACACGACAACAGTTTCAGGCGCTGCCGCTGCTGTGAACGCCATAGAGGCGGTTTTGAAAGAGCATGTCAACATAAGGTCTATACAGAGCTATCATAAAAAGTGATCTCTCTATTTCGTTAGAATAATACCGCCATGTCCCGGGGTTTACATTGTACTCCGGGTATTGTTAGAATTTTATTATGCAAAAAATACCAATGACACCAACAGGGCACAAGAAGCTTAAAGAGGAGCTTGAGAAGCTTATCACAGTTGAGCGGCCGGCAATCACGATGCAGATCAAGATTGCGAGGGCTCATGGCGATCTCTCTGAGAACGCGGAGTATCACGCAGCCAAGGAGAAGCAGAGCTTTATCGAAGGGCGGATAATGGAGCTTCAGGGAAAGATAACTCATGCGAATGTTATCGACCCTTCAAAGATATCGCAGGACACCATCGCATTCGGCGCGAAGGTCAGACTCTCTGATACCGAAACAGGCAGTGAGAAGATATTCTGCCTTGTCGGATCTGATGAGATCGATATAAAGGCCGGGAGGATATCCATAAACTCTCCTGTTGCCAGATCCCTTATAGGGAAAGCTATAGGCGATATAGCTACAGTAACAACTCCTACAAGAACGATTGAATACGAAGTTATTGAGATTACCTTTGAGTGAGATATTTAAGGCATCGATAAAAGAGAATAAGCCTTTAACAGAAAATCATTATCTTCTGACACTCCATCCCCTGAAAGATATCAGCATTCCCCAACCCGGACAATTCTTTATGCTCTCTGTTGATGATAGCCTTGATCCTCTTCTTAAACGCCCTTTCAGCCTGCACAGATTTATCAATGGAGATATTCAGATACTCTACAGGGTTGTCGGAAAGGCGACTAAGATATTAAAAGGGAAGAAGCCCGGAGATGTGATGGAAGTGCTCGGCCCGCTAGGTAACGGCTTTCCTCAAGATATTAAGAAAGATGCAAGGATGATCTTTGCGGCAGGAGGCATGGGTGTTGCTCCTATACTTGCTTTGGCTGATATATTCTCAGGCCGTAAGCCGCATCTTTTTTATGGTGCGAGAACTGAGAAAGAACTTCTCTGCATAGATGAGTTCAGGGCTCTTGGTATAGATCCTGTGATCTCCACAGATGACGGTTCATCCGGAAAGATGGGCAATATCGTAAATGACATAGGTGATTTTCTAAACACCAATCCGTCTGATGATTACATAATTTATTCATGCGGGCCAAAGCCTATGTTCGCTGCTTTAGCTGGGCTTGCGGGTAAATATAAAATATTTGCTTTTATGTCTCTTGAAGAGAATATGGCATGCGGTATCGGTACATGCCTCGGCTGTGTTGTTCAAACCCGTAATGGTTATAAGCGTGTCTGCAAAGAGGGGCCGGTCTTTTCTTCAGAGGAGATTATCTGGTAATGGACCTGACGGTTAATATAGGAAAATTAAGGCTCAAGAACCCGGTCATGACTGCATCCGGGACGTTTGGTTATGGAGATGAGTTTGCTGAATATTTCGATGTCAGCAGGCTCGGCGCTATTGTAGTAAAGGGGCTTTCACTCAAGCCAAAGCAGGGCAATCCTCCGCCCCGCATAGTTGAAACTCCCTCAGGCATGCTGAATGCCATCGGGCTTCAGAATATAGGGATAGATGAATTCATCAGCAGAAAGCTTCCTTTTTTAAGGAAGCAGGATACCGCTGTAATTGTTAATTTCTTCGGTGACTCGATAGATGAATATGTTCAGGCAGCAGAGAAGCTGTCGTCTCATGAAGGCATACACGCGCTTGAGATGAATATTTCATGCCCTAATAAAGAGGCAGGCTGGAGCGTATTCGGCACAGACCCCAATGTCACTTCCAATGTTGTCAGCGCTGTAAGAAAGGCGACAACACTTCCTCTAATAGTTAAGCTCTCACCAAATGTGACTGATATCGCTTATATGGCAAAGGTCGCAGAGGATGCAGGCGCTGATGCATTATCCCTGATCAATACCCTTGTCGGGATGGCGATAGATATCAGGACAAGACGGCCGAAGCTTGCCAATATAACCGGAGGGCTTTCAGGGCCTGCGATAAAACCTGTAGCTGTCAGAATGGTATGGCAATGCTCAAAGGCGGTGAAGATACCGATCATCGGCATGGGCGGGATCATCTCTGCTGAAGATGCCATTGAATTCCTTATTGCCGGTGCAAGTGCCATTGCAGTCGGCACAGGAAATTTCGTCACACCTCTTGCTTCGATGAATGTTCTTGAGGGGATAGAAAAGTATATGTCAGATATGGGCATAGATAAAGTCAGTGACCTTACAGGTTCATTGAGATAGTCGCCATGAAGATACTTCTTATAGGTAATTTCGCCCCTCCGTATGAAGAGGAGAGTCTGCACAATCTTTCTCTCTATAATAGATTGACTGCTGAAGGGCATGAGTGTTCGGTCATTAATATTTCAGATAATCCTTCCATTGAGAAGGGGTTTGTTGATAACAGGAATTATTTGGGTTTTATATTGAAGGTTTTACGTTATGGATTGGGGAAAGATGCGGTACATTTTCTGACCAAAGGATACACACGTCCCGGCCTGATGAAGATGTTCACTGCTATCTTTCTCGGCAGGTTTATGTTAAGCAGGACCTTCATTACCTTGCACCCCGAGCTCTTCTCAGTCTTCGGCCAGCTCAGGAGCAAGATGGGCGGCCAGATGCTTATTCACCTCTCTTTCTCACTTTCAAACCGTGTTATCTGCGGTGACAAACATACATATGAGGTCGCTTCCATTCATTACAAGTCCAGAGAGAAATTTGAGATGATACCCTCATTTATTCAGATACCGTCAGGCTTGAGCAGCAATGAGACGGCACAGTTGGAGAAGATGAGATCCAAAAAGAAGGCCGTACTCTTTTCCAACACAAGGTTCCCGTCCTTGTCTTTTGATATTCTCGATATTTTATTGAAGAAGTATCTTGATCCTGATACAGGTATCGCCGTATCTTTTTCCGAGAAGTTCTCTTCCAAACTTGAGCACGTTATCAAGGACACGGGAAAGAGGATGCCGGATAATATTCTTTTTATCGATTATAGTAATCACAGGATGCTCTCGCTTGCTTATGCCTCTGCCGATATGGTCATCAGGCCCTTGAGTTGTGACGGAAAGACACTTTTCGACGGCATAGCTGTATGCGTAAGAAAGCCTGAAACTTCTGCCGGCCAGGTATTCTTTCCTGTAAGCCTCTCATTGGTTAAAGAAGGAGATGTCTCTGACACATGTTCTTATCTGTTCAATACTTTACTCATAAAGGATGAAGCCGCATCTTCAAAGCCTGATGCAGAGGATTTAGGCAGGAAGATAATAGGGCTTTACTCCGGCATGGGGCAATAGGATTATAACTTCCCGATCTCTTTATCCTTAAAAGATGTAAGCTTTCTTCCGTACTTCAGGTCGTTCTTTCCGAGGTAGTTTGATATGAATTTTGAGACAGCTGATCTCCAGTTTCCTTTTATGGTGCGTAAAGTCCAGATGATATTGTAATCGAGTGACCTCATTATCAGGTACAAATAAATTACCGGCTCAACGCTTCTCTTAACGATAAAATGCAGTGTCTTCAGTGAAAGAATGTGTACCGTAGTTCTTGATGCATCAGGCTTGTTAAGGAACCTGACCACCCAGCTCGGGATGTATGGTGTCATGCTCAGGAGCTTGTTGAAATATGTCTTGTCTATATCGACCATATACCTTTGAAGATATGCATCAGGGTCGGCAATGCCGTCATCAATAGCCTTCTCTGTCAGCGGGGTGCCGGGGAAGAATGTGAGATGCGATAGAGAGATAGTATATGGCTTCTTGAGGCTGGACATTGCGGCAATAGTCTCCATAGAATCCTTTTCACTCTCATAAGGGTTGTCGGTTATCATCTCATAATACGGGACAACCCTGAATTCAGTAAGCATCTCTGCGGCCTTTCTGACCGTCTCAAATTTAATGCTTCTGTTGTAGACCTCTAAATTCACCCTGTCGCTTCCTGATTGCACCCCCATGATTATCCAGCTCAGGGCAGCCTTGTCAAGTATCGCCAGCTTTTCCCTGTCAAGCAATGTCGGGATGGCACGAACCATGAACGGCAGGTTTATATGCTCCTTGTACTCTCTGCAGAATTCACTTATCCATTCTTTGCTGTGAGAAAAGAAGCAATCGTCCTCAAAGTTTATATAGAGAACATAGGGGTCTTTCTTTATCTCCTTCAATTCTGTCATGCAGTTTTCAACAGACCTCTCTCTGATCTTTCTGCCGTATACCTTGCTGAGATATGAATTGGCGCAGTAGCCGCAATTAAACGGGCATCCCCTGGTGGTTATCATCATGTGGCATGTTCCGCCGTACAGAGCGTGTTTGCGGAAGAGGCGGGGATTTTTTGAATAGTTGAATATCTTGCCTTCGTGCAAAACGTAAAAATCCTTTGGAAGATATTCCTGGATCGGGAGGCTGTCAAGTTCTATCTCAGGCAAAGATGGGGGCTGCTTGATTATATCCCCGTTATGATTCATCCAGATATTCGGGATCGCAGGCGGGATATCTCTTCCTTTGTCTTTTAAATGATTCAGCAGCGATACAATCGCCCTCTCTCCCTCACCGCAGCATACATAATCAGCGTGTTTAATGCATTCATCCGGTTTGATAACAGAATGCACACCGCCCCAGATTATGGGTGTCTTAAACTTTTCGCGGAGAAGGCGGGTCAGGTTTATAGTGGGGTAGAACTCAATTGACATGAGGCTTATGCCTATCAGGTCAGGGTTGAAGTCCTTAATGAACTTCTCAACCTCAGGATCGAGACTCTCTTCAAAATATCCCGGCAGGTGCAGTATCTGCGTATCATGGCTGTTTGCAATAGCATTGGCAGCCAGATATTTCAGGCCTGTAAGGTAGGCATTTGATTGTACTGAAAGCAGGAGCAGTTTCATCGCATAGATACTATCAGTTAACGCTAAAAAAGTCTATCAATTTATCATCAACAGGCGCTATGAGAAGAGGTAAATTAGTAATTTACATTTTGTATTTGAAAGTGTAAACTAATACATGCAAAAAGTGGTTGCGATAGTCCCGGCGCGTTTCAACGCAACCCGCTTCCCCGGAAAACCCCTTGCCCTGCTTAATGGAAAACCAATAATTCAGCATGTATATGAACAGACTGTAAGGGCAGGGCTTGTAAGCAAGACATATGTTGCGACTGACGACAAAAGGATTTATGATACTGTAACAGGGTTTGGCGGCGAAGCCTTGATGACCTCCGGGACCCATGCCACAGGCACAGACAGGGTTGCAGAGGCGGCCGCAGGTTTAGAGTGTGATATTGTTGTGAATGTTCAGGGTGACGAGCCTTTCATAAGGCCGGTGATGATAGACAGCCTTGTGGAGATGATGCTCAAGGATAGCAGGGCTTCTATCGGCACTCTCGCAAAAAAGATCACAGATATCCAGGAGGTGCTTTCGCCTCATGTTGTGAAGGTTGTTATGGACGATGACGGCTTTGCCCTTTATTTCTCAAGGTCGCCAATCCCGTATCACAGGGATGAGTGGGCCGGGCTTGATAGTATCAGGATGTCGGGCAGTATTTCGATATATAAACACATAGGGATTTATGCATTCAAAAAAACGGATCTTTTTAAATTTACCGGGCTGGGTGAATCCTCTATAGAGATGATCGAACGGCTTGAGCAGCTCAGGGCGCTTAACTCAGGAATGAAGATAAAGGTTAAGGAGACGATATATGACACACTTGGTATTGATACGGCTGACGATCTTAAGAGGGCGGAAGAATGGCTAAGACAAAATATATCTTTATAACAGGCGGGGTGGTTTCATCGCTCGGCAAGGGTATCGCTGCTTCAGCAGTCGGCGCGCTTCTTGAGGCAAGGGGGCTCAGGGTGACTATCCAGAAACTTGACCCTTATATCAATGTTGACCCCGGCACTTTAAGTCCGTTCCAACACGGCGAGGTCTTTGTAACCGATGACGGAGCAGAGACCGATCTTGACCTTGGGCATTATGAAAGATTTACATCAACAAGGATGAAGCAGACGAACAACTGCACCACCGGAAGGATCTACAATAATGTGATCCAGAAGGAGAGAAGGGGGGATTATCTGGGTGAGACTGTCCAGGTCGTGCCTCATATAACAGATGAGATCAAGAATTATATAAAGGCTGTATCCGGTGATTATGATGTGGTCATTGTTGAGATCGGCGGGACTATCGGCGACATTGAGAGCCTGCCTTTTCTTGAGGCCATAAGGCAGTTCAGGTATGATGCCGGAAAAGAGAATGTAATTTATATTCATCTTACCCTTGTGCCTTTCATTCCAACTTCAGGTGAACTGAAGTCAAAACCCACCCAGCACAGCGTTAAGGAACTTAGGGCCATCGGTATTCAGCCTGATATTCTTCTCTGCCGTACCGACAGGCTGCTTTCAGAGCATTTCAAGAAGAAGATAGCACTTCATTGCAATGTTGATATTGACTCTGTCATCACAGCCATGGATGTTGAATCTATATACGAAGTGCCTCTCGCGCTTAAAGAAGAGGGGCTTGATCGTCTGATCAACAATAAACTCTCCCTGAATGCCAAAGAGCCTGATATCTCCAAATGGCAGGATGTAATTGAGAAACTGAAGAACCCTGAGGACACGGTTACGATCGCGATAGTCGGCAAATATGTCGGGCTTAAAGATTCATACAAGAGCCTTAACGAGGCTCTCATCCATGGCGGCATCGCTAATAATGTCAAGGTGGATATACTTTATATTGATGCTGAAGATATAGAGAAGAACGGTGTTGATAGGATACTTGTTGATATAGATGCTATTTTGGTCCCCGGAGGTTTTGGAGACAGGGGCATTGAGGGCAAAATAGAGGCTGTGAGGTACGCAAGGGAGAAGAAGATACCATTCTTCGGCATCTGTCTCGGCCTGCACTGTGCCGTGATAGAATTTGCGCGTAATGTATGCGGGATGCAGGGGGCAAACAGCACTGAATTCAATAAAGAGACGCCTTATCCTGTCATATACCTGATGTCAGAATGGTATGATTTCAGGACAAAGACGATCCAGAAGAGGGATATGTCTTCTGATAAGGGCGGTACGATGAGACTTGGCGCATACCCCTGCGTGCTTGAGGATGATACAATAGCAATAAATGCTTACGGGCAAAAAGAGATATCTGAAAGGCACAGGCACAGATATGAATTTAATAACAAATATAAAGAGACATTTTTGAAGAAAGGGCTTATGGTCAGCGGGACGAGTCCGGACAAGGAGCTGGTTGAAACTGTTGAGATAAAGGACCATCCATGGTTTTTTGCTTGCCAGTTCCATCCTGAGTTCAAGTCGCGGCCTCTTGCTCCCCATCCTGTATTCAGCTCATTTATTGAGGCTGCTTACAAGGGCAGGAAACTTCTTTTCACAGACAAACAAATTAAGAAATCGGAGGTGTCTGAGTGAGCGAGATAGCTGAAATATTTGCAAGGGAGATACTTGACAGCAGGGGAAATCCTACTGTCGAGGTTGATGTGGTTCTTGAGAGCAGCGCATATGGAAGGGCTTCAGTTCCCTCCGGCGCTTCAACAGGGCAGAAAGAGGCGATTGAACTGCGTGATAATGAAAAACGCTATTCAGGATTGGGTGTCAGAAAGGCTGTTAAGAATGTCAATGAAAAGATAGCGCCGCATATCCTTGGAGCTGACGCAGACGAGCAGGCGTATCTGGATGATCTTATGATCAAACTGGACGGCACAAAGAGCAAGAAGAAGCTCGGCGCCAATGCCATACTCGGGGTCTCTCTTGCAATTGCAAAGGCTGCTGCCATGGATGCGGGCCTGCCGCTTTACAAGTATATCGGCGGAGTGAATGCAAAGGAACTTCCTGTGCCCATGATGAACATACTTAACGGCGGAGCACATGCTGATAACAACCTTGATATTCAGGAGTTCATGATAATGCCGGTCGGCGCGCCGAACTTCAGGGAAGCGTTGAGAATGGGTGCTGAGATATTTCACAGCCTCAAGAGCCTGCTGAAGTCAAAGGGCCTGAGCGTATCTGTCGGTGATGAAGGAGGTTTTGCTCCAAACCTGAAGAGCAATGAAGAAGCATGCAGCCTGATAATAAAGGCTATCTCTAACGCGGGGTATGCGGCAGGCAAGGATGTCTTTCTTGCCCTTGATTGCGCCTCTTCTGAATTCTGCAAAAACGGTAAATACAATTTTGAAGGCAAGTCTCTCACTTCAGATGAAATGATCAGCACATATGAAAAACTTGTAAAAAAATATCCTATCATATCCATAGAGGACGGCCTCTCAGAGGATGACTGGTCCGGCTGGAAGAAGATGACGGAAAGGCTCGGCGATAAGGTTCAGATCGTAGGCGATGACCTCTTTGTAACCAACAAGGAGATATTATCTGACGGTATTAAGAAAGGCGTAGCTAATTCCATACTGATCAAGCTTAATCAGATCGGGACGCTTACTGAGACGCTTGAGACCATTGAGACGGCAAAGAGGGCGGGATATACAGCGGTTGTTTCACACAGGTCCGGCGAGACAGAGGATACAACGCTTGCTGACCTTTGTGTTGCGTGCAATACCGGCCAGATCAAGACAGGCTCTTTATCAAGGACAGACAGGATAGCCAAAT
The sequence above is a segment of the Thermodesulfovibrionia bacterium genome. Coding sequences within it:
- the carB gene encoding carbamoyl-phosphate synthase large subunit, with translation MPKRTDIKKILLIGSGPIIIGQACEFDYSGTQACRALRSEGYEVILVNSNPATIMTDPEISDVTYIEPLNTDILELIIAKERPDALLPTMGGQTALNLAVELSEKGILEKYNVELIGAKLPAIKKAEDREEFKKAMEKIGLDVPKGAIVTSLESGMSLVEDIGFPAIIRPSFTLGGTGGSVAYNIEEYKLNLQRALELSPVHQVLIEESIIGWKEFELEVMRDCKDNVVIICSIENLDPMGVHTGDSITVAPAQTLTDKEYQRMRDASVDIIREIGVDTGGSNIQFALNPENGRMTVIEMNPRVSRSSALASKATGFPIAKIAAKLAVGLTLDEIPNDITRETPASFEPSIDYVVVKFPRFAFEKFPEADDTLTTQMKSVGEAMSIGRTFKESLNKALRSMEIDSYGFEKVDISKDDISARLKVPKADRIWYVAQSFRLGFSIDDVFKLTGIDPWFLYNIKQIVEMEEKISALGTQNLELIPDEILREAKEYGMSDKRIASLLNADEKSVRDLRKKKKIEPVYKLVDTCAAEFKAYTPYLYSTYEKPFYNSTLLTTAAACEANPTDRKKVIILGSGPNRIGQGIEFDYCCVHAVFALKELGYETIMVNCNPETVSTDYDTADKLYFEPLTLEDVLNIIDKEKPEGVFVQFGGQTPLKLAVPLERAGVRILGTSPDSIDMAEDRERFKEVLHKLNLKQPESGTAKSVDEAVKIAAFIDYPVMVRPSYVLGGRAMEIVYDEDNLRDYMKRAVKASPEHPVLIDRYLQDAVEVDVDAICDGTDVIIGGVMEHIEEAGIHSGDSACSIPPHSLSKKIIDEIKDHTRSLAKELKVLGLMNIQYAVKDDDIYILEVNPRASRTIPFVSKATGIPLAKVAAKVMVGRTLKELGITSEAEISHTAVKEAVFPFDRFAGVDTLLGPEMKSTGEAMGIDEDFGRAYSKAQASSRNTMPKSGKVFISVKDKDKPALLSLAKKLIEMKFTLVATKGTSEYFRESGLEVETINKVTEGRPNIVDLIKNDKISFVINTVSGEKAHKDSFYIRENALLQRVPYTTTVSGAAAAVNAIEAVLKEHVNIRSIQSYHKK
- the greA gene encoding transcription elongation factor GreA, which encodes MQKIPMTPTGHKKLKEELEKLITVERPAITMQIKIARAHGDLSENAEYHAAKEKQSFIEGRIMELQGKITHANVIDPSKISQDTIAFGAKVRLSDTETGSEKIFCLVGSDEIDIKAGRISINSPVARSLIGKAIGDIATVTTPTRTIEYEVIEITFE
- a CDS encoding dihydroorotate dehydrogenase electron transfer subunit, translated to MSEIFKASIKENKPLTENHYLLTLHPLKDISIPQPGQFFMLSVDDSLDPLLKRPFSLHRFINGDIQILYRVVGKATKILKGKKPGDVMEVLGPLGNGFPQDIKKDARMIFAAGGMGVAPILALADIFSGRKPHLFYGARTEKELLCIDEFRALGIDPVISTDDGSSGKMGNIVNDIGDFLNTNPSDDYIIYSCGPKPMFAALAGLAGKYKIFAFMSLEENMACGIGTCLGCVVQTRNGYKRVCKEGPVFSSEEIIW
- a CDS encoding dihydroorotate dehydrogenase, whose translation is MDLTVNIGKLRLKNPVMTASGTFGYGDEFAEYFDVSRLGAIVVKGLSLKPKQGNPPPRIVETPSGMLNAIGLQNIGIDEFISRKLPFLRKQDTAVIVNFFGDSIDEYVQAAEKLSSHEGIHALEMNISCPNKEAGWSVFGTDPNVTSNVVSAVRKATTLPLIVKLSPNVTDIAYMAKVAEDAGADALSLINTLVGMAIDIRTRRPKLANITGGLSGPAIKPVAVRMVWQCSKAVKIPIIGMGGIISAEDAIEFLIAGASAIAVGTGNFVTPLASMNVLEGIEKYMSDMGIDKVSDLTGSLR
- a CDS encoding radical SAM protein codes for the protein MKLLLLSVQSNAYLTGLKYLAANAIANSHDTQILHLPGYFEESLDPEVEKFIKDFNPDLIGISLMSIEFYPTINLTRLLREKFKTPIIWGGVHSVIKPDECIKHADYVCCGEGERAIVSLLNHLKDKGRDIPPAIPNIWMNHNGDIIKQPPSLPEIELDSLPIQEYLPKDFYVLHEGKIFNYSKNPRLFRKHALYGGTCHMMITTRGCPFNCGYCANSYLSKVYGRKIRERSVENCMTELKEIKKDPYVLYINFEDDCFFSHSKEWISEFCREYKEHINLPFMVRAIPTLLDREKLAILDKAALSWIIMGVQSGSDRVNLEVYNRSIKFETVRKAAEMLTEFRVVPYYEMITDNPYESEKDSMETIAAMSSLKKPYTISLSHLTFFPGTPLTEKAIDDGIADPDAYLQRYMVDIDKTYFNKLLSMTPYIPSWVVRFLNKPDASRTTVHILSLKTLHFIVKRSVEPVIYLYLIMRSLDYNIIWTLRTIKGNWRSAVSKFISNYLGKNDLKYGRKLTSFKDKEIGKL
- the kdsB gene encoding 3-deoxy-manno-octulosonate cytidylyltransferase, with product MQKVVAIVPARFNATRFPGKPLALLNGKPIIQHVYEQTVRAGLVSKTYVATDDKRIYDTVTGFGGEALMTSGTHATGTDRVAEAAAGLECDIVVNVQGDEPFIRPVMIDSLVEMMLKDSRASIGTLAKKITDIQEVLSPHVVKVVMDDDGFALYFSRSPIPYHRDEWAGLDSIRMSGSISIYKHIGIYAFKKTDLFKFTGLGESSIEMIERLEQLRALNSGMKIKVKETIYDTLGIDTADDLKRAEEWLRQNISL
- a CDS encoding CTP synthase, with product MAKTKYIFITGGVVSSLGKGIAASAVGALLEARGLRVTIQKLDPYINVDPGTLSPFQHGEVFVTDDGAETDLDLGHYERFTSTRMKQTNNCTTGRIYNNVIQKERRGDYLGETVQVVPHITDEIKNYIKAVSGDYDVVIVEIGGTIGDIESLPFLEAIRQFRYDAGKENVIYIHLTLVPFIPTSGELKSKPTQHSVKELRAIGIQPDILLCRTDRLLSEHFKKKIALHCNVDIDSVITAMDVESIYEVPLALKEEGLDRLINNKLSLNAKEPDISKWQDVIEKLKNPEDTVTIAIVGKYVGLKDSYKSLNEALIHGGIANNVKVDILYIDAEDIEKNGVDRILVDIDAILVPGGFGDRGIEGKIEAVRYAREKKIPFFGICLGLHCAVIEFARNVCGMQGANSTEFNKETPYPVIYLMSEWYDFRTKTIQKRDMSSDKGGTMRLGAYPCVLEDDTIAINAYGQKEISERHRHRYEFNNKYKETFLKKGLMVSGTSPDKELVETVEIKDHPWFFACQFHPEFKSRPLAPHPVFSSFIEAAYKGRKLLFTDKQIKKSEVSE
- the eno gene encoding phosphopyruvate hydratase, encoding MSEIAEIFAREILDSRGNPTVEVDVVLESSAYGRASVPSGASTGQKEAIELRDNEKRYSGLGVRKAVKNVNEKIAPHILGADADEQAYLDDLMIKLDGTKSKKKLGANAILGVSLAIAKAAAMDAGLPLYKYIGGVNAKELPVPMMNILNGGAHADNNLDIQEFMIMPVGAPNFREALRMGAEIFHSLKSLLKSKGLSVSVGDEGGFAPNLKSNEEACSLIIKAISNAGYAAGKDVFLALDCASSEFCKNGKYNFEGKSLTSDEMISTYEKLVKKYPIISIEDGLSEDDWSGWKKMTERLGDKVQIVGDDLFVTNKEILSDGIKKGVANSILIKLNQIGTLTETLETIETAKRAGYTAVVSHRSGETEDTTLADLCVACNTGQIKTGSLSRTDRIAKYNRLLRIEEELGSSAVYSGKKVFYNLS